A genomic region of Rickettsiales bacterium contains the following coding sequences:
- the ilvC gene encoding ketol-acid reductoisomerase produces MKVYYDKDADLKLIRSKKVAVIGYGSQGHAHVANLRDSGVKNLKVALQFGSSSIEKAKKAGFEVVTPAEAAKWADLIMILTPDETQAKLYNEELAPNLKKGAVIAFAHGFNIHFQLIEPKKDSDIIMIAPKGPGHTVRGEYQKGGGVPCLIAVHQDASGKAKELALSYASAVGGGRSGIIETTFREECETDLFGEQAVLCGGAAALVQAGFETLTEAGYAPEMAYFECLHELKLIVDLMYEGGIANMRYSISNTAEYGDYKTGPRIITEETKKEMKRVLEDIQTGRFARDWMLENAAGKASFKATRRMQAEHPIEAVGEKLRKMMPWIAKNKLVNKAEN; encoded by the coding sequence ATGAAAGTGTATTACGATAAAGACGCTGATCTGAAGTTGATCAGGTCCAAAAAAGTGGCTGTTATCGGCTACGGCAGCCAGGGCCATGCCCATGTGGCAAACCTGCGCGACTCCGGCGTGAAGAACCTGAAAGTCGCCCTGCAGTTTGGCTCCAGCTCAATCGAAAAAGCAAAAAAAGCGGGGTTTGAAGTTGTTACTCCGGCAGAAGCCGCAAAGTGGGCCGATCTCATCATGATCCTGACTCCGGATGAAACCCAGGCAAAACTCTACAATGAAGAACTCGCGCCGAATCTGAAAAAAGGCGCTGTCATCGCTTTCGCGCACGGCTTCAATATCCACTTCCAGCTCATTGAGCCGAAAAAGGATTCGGACATCATCATGATCGCACCGAAAGGCCCCGGCCATACGGTACGCGGCGAATACCAGAAAGGCGGCGGCGTGCCCTGCCTTATCGCAGTACATCAGGATGCTTCCGGCAAAGCGAAAGAACTCGCCCTGTCTTACGCTTCCGCTGTCGGCGGCGGCCGTTCCGGCATCATTGAAACTACCTTCCGCGAAGAATGCGAAACCGACCTGTTCGGCGAACAGGCAGTTCTGTGCGGTGGCGCTGCTGCCCTCGTTCAGGCTGGGTTCGAGACGCTGACCGAGGCGGGCTACGCACCGGAAATGGCATATTTTGAATGCCTGCACGAACTGAAACTGATCGTCGACCTGATGTATGAAGGCGGCATTGCCAACATGCGCTACTCGATCTCAAACACCGCCGAATACGGTGACTACAAGACCGGTCCGCGCATTATCACGGAAGAAACCAAGAAAGAAATGAAGCGCGTGCTGGAAGACATCCAGACTGGTCGCTTTGCGCGTGATTGGATGCTGGAAAACGCAGCCGGAAAAGCATCTTTCAAAGCAACCCGTCGCATGCAGGCTGAGCACCCGATTGAAGCGGTCGGCGAAAAGCTGCGCAAGATGATGCCCTGGATCGCCAAGAACAAGCTGGTGAACAAAGCGGAAAATTAA
- a CDS encoding AIM24 family protein — MAKFEIKTKDLMHYVEVTLENDSVRTEAGAARYWRGQIDMTSPMPSVSGMLKSAITGNKIFRPVYKGTGTLMLAPRFHEFVEIDLKGNKVVLERGAYWASDMGVEVDVHVNNLSSGLFSGEGFIQTAVSGTGWVIACSPGPIEVVDLKNERLVLDGAFAVARSAGLGYSVQRSSRSLFATATSGEGFVQVIEGTGRVYLSSIPNHSVALQQVIVDSLLGVLATKQQS, encoded by the coding sequence ATGGCGAAGTTCGAGATCAAGACCAAGGACTTGATGCATTACGTGGAAGTGACGCTTGAGAACGATTCCGTTCGCACCGAAGCCGGTGCGGCGCGTTACTGGCGTGGCCAGATCGATATGACGAGCCCGATGCCCTCTGTCAGCGGCATGTTGAAGTCTGCGATTACCGGCAATAAGATTTTCCGTCCTGTCTATAAAGGTACGGGTACGCTGATGCTTGCGCCGCGCTTTCATGAGTTCGTTGAAATCGATCTCAAAGGCAATAAGGTTGTGCTCGAGCGTGGGGCGTACTGGGCTTCGGATATGGGCGTGGAAGTGGATGTTCATGTGAATAATCTATCTTCCGGGCTTTTTTCCGGGGAAGGGTTTATCCAGACGGCTGTTTCAGGAACAGGCTGGGTAATCGCCTGTTCGCCCGGGCCGATTGAAGTAGTGGACCTGAAGAATGAACGTTTGGTGCTGGATGGTGCGTTTGCCGTGGCACGCAGTGCAGGGCTCGGTTATTCTGTGCAGCGCTCCAGCCGGTCACTGTTTGCAACAGCGACATCCGGCGAAGGGTTTGTTCAGGTAATAGAAGGAACGGGCAGGGTCTATCTTTCCAGCATTCCGAATCATTCTGTTGCGTTGCAGCAGGTGATTGTTGACAGTTTACTGGGCGTGCTTGCCACAAAGCAGCAATCGTAA
- a CDS encoding sterol desaturase family protein, with protein sequence MSEQLSHIGDMAASFYMQMAHWNIVTWFLVCGAVFMSLAVLFPSKRDQPLIHKGMIPDTLYWFFSGPLLYVKVNVLINRGLVALVLALGIYTTADMANFNAGVAPLNKLPVLAQAFLILLIMDFMQYWTHRMFHTMHFWKFHSIHHSPKNVDWLTSVRFHPVNIIIHSTMVGAVVYMLGFSAEAWAVLLPFNMIYSPLVHANVNWTYGPFRYFLASPTFHRWHHTHMAEGGSKNFAPTFPFLDILFGTYYDPKDKRPTVFGAEHDDIPENVLDQLAYPFIKKRKKVRADNGEVRDQDQGLDALRGSDA encoded by the coding sequence ATGAGCGAACAACTGTCGCATATCGGAGATATGGCGGCATCCTTCTATATGCAGATGGCGCATTGGAATATCGTGACGTGGTTCCTCGTCTGCGGTGCGGTCTTCATGTCTTTAGCAGTGCTTTTTCCGAGCAAGCGTGACCAGCCGCTTATTCATAAAGGAATGATTCCCGACACGCTTTACTGGTTTTTCAGCGGGCCGCTTTTATATGTAAAAGTGAATGTGCTGATTAATCGCGGGCTGGTAGCGCTAGTGCTGGCGCTGGGCATTTATACGACCGCGGATATGGCGAATTTCAACGCGGGTGTAGCGCCGCTTAATAAACTTCCCGTGCTGGCACAGGCATTTCTTATCCTGCTGATCATGGACTTCATGCAATACTGGACGCACCGTATGTTCCATACGATGCATTTCTGGAAGTTCCATTCCATCCATCATTCACCCAAGAATGTAGACTGGCTGACTTCCGTGCGCTTCCATCCCGTGAATATCATCATCCATTCCACCATGGTGGGGGCGGTGGTCTATATGCTTGGCTTCAGTGCAGAAGCCTGGGCGGTGCTGCTGCCGTTCAATATGATCTATTCACCGCTTGTCCATGCGAATGTGAACTGGACCTACGGACCGTTCCGCTATTTTCTGGCGAGCCCGACGTTTCACCGCTGGCATCATACGCACATGGCGGAGGGCGGGAGCAAGAATTTTGCACCGACATTCCCGTTCCTCGATATTCTGTTCGGCACGTATTATGATCCGAAAGACAAACGACCGACCGTATTTGGCGCGGAGCATGACGATATACCGGAGAACGTGCTGGATCAGCTCGCCTATCCTTTTATCAAAAAACGCAAAAAAGTGAGAGCAGACAATGGCGAAGTTCGAGATCAAGACCAAGGACTTGATGCATTACGTGGAAGTGACGCTTGA
- the metZ gene encoding O-succinylhomoserine sulfhydrylase: protein MSEKKTKISLGLATRLVRGGTRRSNFGETSEAIFMNSGFCYDSAETAESRFNGVAPGFVYSRYLNPTLAMLEDRLALMEGAERACVMASGMAAVFASLMCQLKTGDHVVASKVLFGSCYYIITQILPKFGIEYTLVDGADLKQWEKALRKNTVAVFVETPANPTLDIVDIAAVAKLCKKVKAKLIIDNVFSTPLLQHPLKLGADIVVYSTTKHIDGQGRTLGGAVLGSKQFIDEVLLPFHRHTGPALSPFNAWVTLKGMETLDLRIERHCANAAAIAKFLEGHAKIEKVFYPGLKSHPHYTIAKKQMSNGGPMIAFSLKGGKKAAFRFMNKLEIVDISNNLGDAKSLITHPASTTHSNMDAATRAGLGITDGLLRLSVGIEDIGDLLNDLKQALS from the coding sequence ATGTCAGAAAAGAAAACCAAAATCTCCCTTGGACTTGCCACCCGCCTGGTGCGGGGTGGAACGCGTCGTAGCAATTTCGGCGAAACGAGCGAAGCCATTTTCATGAATTCCGGCTTCTGTTATGACTCCGCAGAAACGGCGGAAAGCCGCTTCAATGGCGTGGCACCGGGCTTCGTCTATTCACGTTACCTGAACCCGACGCTCGCGATGCTGGAAGACCGCCTGGCGCTTATGGAAGGCGCGGAGCGTGCCTGTGTCATGGCGAGCGGTATGGCTGCCGTGTTTGCATCTTTAATGTGCCAGCTGAAAACGGGCGACCATGTCGTTGCGAGCAAAGTGCTGTTCGGCTCGTGCTACTATATTATTACACAGATCCTGCCGAAGTTCGGAATTGAGTATACGCTGGTGGACGGTGCGGATCTCAAACAGTGGGAAAAAGCGCTGCGTAAAAACACGGTGGCGGTGTTCGTGGAAACGCCTGCCAATCCGACGCTTGATATCGTCGATATCGCTGCAGTAGCGAAGCTATGTAAAAAGGTAAAAGCGAAGCTGATTATCGATAACGTATTCTCCACACCGCTCTTACAGCATCCTTTGAAGCTTGGTGCGGATATCGTTGTTTACTCCACGACCAAGCATATAGACGGGCAGGGGCGTACGCTGGGCGGTGCCGTACTGGGCAGCAAACAGTTTATTGACGAAGTGCTGCTGCCGTTCCACCGTCATACCGGTCCTGCACTTAGCCCGTTCAATGCTTGGGTGACGCTGAAAGGTATGGAGACGTTGGACTTGCGCATCGAGCGCCATTGTGCCAATGCGGCGGCGATTGCAAAGTTCCTTGAAGGGCATGCGAAGATTGAGAAGGTATTTTATCCGGGACTTAAGAGCCACCCGCATTATACTATAGCGAAGAAACAGATGAGCAATGGCGGGCCCATGATCGCCTTCTCCCTGAAGGGCGGCAAGAAGGCAGCCTTCCGGTTTATGAATAAGCTGGAGATTGTAGACATCTCCAACAATCTGGGCGACGCGAAAAGTCTGATCACGCATCCGGCATCGACGACGCATTCCAATATGGATGCGGCAACGCGCGCGGGGCTGGGTATTACGGATGGGCTGTTGCGCCTTTCCGTCGGCATTGAGGATATTGGCGATCTTCTGAATGATTTGAAACAGGCATTATCATGA
- a CDS encoding HU family DNA-binding protein, translating into MNKNELVAAIADLADLSKAKATEALDAFTAVVAKTLASGGEIRLVGFGTFEVANRKATEGRNPRTGATIKIAASKQPKFRAGKQLKEQVNKPSKKKAA; encoded by the coding sequence ATGAACAAAAATGAATTAGTTGCTGCAATCGCAGATCTCGCTGACCTCAGCAAAGCAAAAGCAACCGAAGCGCTCGACGCGTTCACCGCAGTTGTTGCAAAGACCCTTGCTTCCGGTGGCGAAATCCGCCTCGTTGGCTTCGGCACGTTCGAAGTGGCTAACCGCAAAGCAACCGAAGGCCGCAACCCGCGCACCGGTGCTACCATCAAAATCGCAGCTTCCAAACAGCCGAAATTCCGCGCTGGCAAGCAGCTGAAAGAACAGGTCAACAAGCCGTCCAAGAAAAAAGCCGCTTAA
- the rpsU gene encoding 30S ribosomal protein S21: MVEVVVRDNNVDQALRALKKKMQREGIFREMKMRRHFEKPSEKRVRRAAEAVRRTRKLARKTADKND; this comes from the coding sequence GTGGTAGAAGTAGTTGTTCGTGATAATAACGTTGACCAGGCGCTTCGTGCCCTCAAGAAGAAGATGCAGCGTGAAGGCATTTTTCGTGAAATGAAGATGCGTCGTCACTTTGAAAAACCCTCTGAAAAGCGCGTTCGCCGTGCAGCCGAAGCTGTGCGCCGCACCCGTAAACTTGCCCGTAAAACGGCAGACAAAAACGATTAA
- the aspS gene encoding aspartate--tRNA ligase has product MHQYRTHTCNQLTAKDAGQNVKLSGWVHRKRDHGNLLFIDLRDHYGITQLVANSESNKDIFDSLTAVRYESVITVVGKVVARAAETVNKDLATGTIEVVVESYVLESAAELLPLQVNSDAEFPEDTRLTYRFLDLRREKLHRNILLRSQVISFLRRKMTEQGFNEFQTPILTASSPEGARDYLVPSRVHPGKFYALPQAPQMFKQLLMVAGFDRYFQIAPCFRDEDARADRSPGEFYQLDIEMSFVTQEDVFAAIEPVLHGLFKEFSNKQVTDYPFPRIPYRQAMLEYGSDKPDLRNPIKISDATTVFQGSGFGIFNKIIENGGVIRAVPAPNTAGQPRSFFDKMIAYAQSLGAAGLAYITFEADGTPKSPIAKFLTPEKLEELKKTAGLKNGDSVFFSSGEELAAAKLAGQVRVKLGEELGLVEKDCYKLCWVVDFPYYEWDEEENKIIFSHNPFSMPQGGMEALEAAKGDKKKLLSILAYQYDIVCNGVELSSGAIRNHRPDIMYKAFEIAGYGKETVDARFGAMINAFKFGAPPHGGLAPGVDRMVMLLADEPNIREVITFPMNQKAEDLMMQAPAFVEEKQLRELHIQMSPKAKAAKEAA; this is encoded by the coding sequence ATGCACCAGTACAGAACCCATACCTGCAACCAGCTTACGGCCAAGGATGCCGGGCAGAATGTTAAACTTTCCGGATGGGTACACCGCAAGCGCGACCATGGCAATCTGCTGTTCATCGATCTGCGCGACCATTACGGCATTACGCAGCTTGTGGCTAACTCTGAGAGCAATAAAGATATTTTCGACTCGCTGACGGCTGTGCGTTATGAGAGCGTGATCACCGTTGTGGGTAAGGTTGTGGCGCGTGCGGCGGAGACGGTGAACAAGGATCTTGCTACGGGAACGATTGAAGTGGTGGTGGAATCCTATGTGCTGGAATCCGCTGCGGAACTTTTGCCTCTGCAGGTCAATTCCGATGCGGAATTCCCGGAAGATACACGTCTGACCTATCGCTTTCTGGATCTGCGCCGCGAGAAACTGCATCGCAACATCCTGCTGCGCTCTCAGGTGATTTCATTTTTGCGCCGCAAAATGACAGAGCAGGGGTTCAATGAATTCCAGACGCCAATCCTGACTGCCAGCTCACCGGAAGGGGCGCGTGACTATCTCGTGCCGAGCCGCGTGCATCCGGGTAAGTTCTATGCGCTGCCGCAGGCGCCGCAGATGTTCAAGCAGTTGTTGATGGTGGCCGGGTTTGACCGTTATTTCCAGATTGCGCCTTGCTTCCGCGATGAAGATGCGCGCGCGGATCGCTCGCCGGGTGAATTCTACCAGCTCGATATTGAAATGAGCTTCGTCACGCAGGAAGACGTATTCGCGGCGATCGAGCCGGTGCTGCATGGGCTGTTCAAGGAGTTTTCAAATAAGCAGGTTACTGACTATCCGTTCCCGCGCATTCCGTACCGTCAGGCAATGCTCGAATATGGCAGCGATAAACCGGATCTTCGCAACCCGATCAAGATCAGCGATGCGACCACTGTGTTCCAGGGCTCGGGCTTCGGCATCTTTAACAAGATTATCGAGAATGGCGGCGTCATCCGCGCTGTGCCTGCACCGAACACGGCAGGGCAGCCGCGCAGCTTCTTCGACAAGATGATCGCTTATGCGCAGTCGCTCGGGGCGGCGGGACTGGCGTACATTACCTTTGAAGCAGACGGCACGCCGAAGAGTCCGATTGCGAAATTCCTGACGCCGGAAAAGCTGGAAGAACTCAAGAAAACGGCAGGTCTTAAGAATGGCGATTCCGTATTCTTCTCCTCCGGTGAAGAACTTGCGGCTGCTAAGCTTGCAGGGCAGGTGCGCGTGAAGCTTGGTGAAGAGCTGGGGCTGGTGGAGAAAGATTGCTACAAACTTTGCTGGGTCGTGGACTTCCCGTACTACGAATGGGATGAAGAAGAGAACAAAATCATCTTCAGCCATAATCCGTTCTCCATGCCGCAGGGGGGAATGGAAGCGCTGGAAGCTGCCAAAGGCGACAAGAAAAAACTGCTTTCGATTCTTGCTTACCAGTATGATATTGTATGCAACGGTGTAGAGCTTTCTAGCGGTGCGATCCGTAACCATCGCCCGGATATCATGTACAAAGCTTTCGAGATTGCGGGTTACGGTAAGGAAACCGTCGATGCGCGTTTCGGTGCGATGATCAACGCCTTCAAGTTCGGTGCACCGCCGCACGGTGGTCTGGCCCCGGGCGTGGATCGCATGGTGATGCTGCTTGCGGACGAGCCCAATATCCGTGAGGTTATCACTTTCCCCATGAACCAGAAAGCGGAAGATCTCATGATGCAGGCGCCTGCGTTTGTGGAAGAGAAGCAATTGCGTGAATTGCATATTCAGATGTCACCGAAGGCGAAGGCAGCAAAAGAAGCGGCGTAG
- the guaB gene encoding IMP dehydrogenase, translating into MEFVEALTFDDVLLKPRASSVLPNETDTSTRITRDIKLGIPLISAAMDTVTESGLAIAMAQNGGIGCIHKNLAIEAQADEIRKVKKFESGMVVNPVTITPEATLSQALGLMKANHISGIPVVEPKTGKLVGILTNRDVRFASDPKQSVQELMTKEKLVTVQEGVDREQAKKLLHQHRIEKLIVVDDAYRCIGLITVKDIEKARAFPAASKDSLGRLRVAGAVGTGADGMLRAEALIAAGVDVITVDTAHGHSKGVIDAVKNIKARFKDIQIIAGNIATKEGAEALIEAGADAVKVGIGPGSICTTRIVAGVGVPQLSAVMDVASVARKAGVPVIADGGIKYSGDLAKAIAAGADCAMLGSLFAGTEEAPGDVVLYQGRSYKAYRGMGSVGAMARGSADRYFQQEIKDSLKLVPEGVEGRVPFKGSVSGVIHQLVGGLKSAMGYTGNATISGLQTNREFVRITNAGLSESHAHDIIITHEAPNYRINS; encoded by the coding sequence ATGGAATTTGTGGAAGCGCTTACATTTGACGATGTCCTGCTGAAGCCCCGCGCCTCGTCTGTTCTCCCAAACGAAACCGATACTTCCACACGCATCACACGCGATATCAAGCTCGGCATCCCGCTCATTTCCGCAGCCATGGACACGGTCACCGAAAGCGGTCTTGCCATCGCCATGGCACAGAATGGCGGCATCGGCTGTATTCATAAGAACCTTGCTATTGAAGCCCAGGCCGACGAAATCCGCAAAGTAAAGAAATTTGAATCCGGCATGGTCGTCAATCCCGTGACGATTACTCCAGAGGCCACGCTTTCACAGGCGCTCGGCCTCATGAAGGCGAACCATATCTCCGGCATCCCTGTGGTGGAGCCCAAGACCGGCAAGCTTGTGGGCATCCTGACCAACCGCGACGTACGCTTCGCTTCCGACCCGAAACAGAGCGTGCAGGAACTGATGACGAAGGAAAAGCTCGTCACTGTGCAGGAAGGCGTGGACCGCGAACAGGCAAAGAAACTGCTGCACCAGCACCGTATTGAAAAACTGATCGTGGTGGACGACGCTTATCGCTGCATCGGCCTTATCACCGTAAAAGATATTGAAAAAGCGCGCGCCTTCCCCGCCGCCTCCAAAGATTCACTGGGACGCCTGCGCGTCGCCGGTGCTGTGGGTACGGGCGCAGACGGCATGCTTCGCGCGGAAGCGCTGATCGCTGCCGGGGTGGACGTTATCACCGTGGATACGGCGCACGGTCATTCCAAAGGTGTGATCGACGCGGTGAAGAACATCAAAGCCCGCTTCAAGGATATCCAGATCATCGCCGGCAACATCGCCACCAAGGAAGGTGCAGAAGCCCTGATCGAAGCAGGTGCGGACGCGGTGAAAGTAGGCATTGGCCCCGGCTCCATCTGCACAACGCGTATCGTCGCAGGTGTCGGCGTACCCCAGCTTTCCGCGGTTATGGACGTTGCAAGCGTTGCACGCAAAGCAGGTGTGCCCGTGATTGCGGACGGCGGCATTAAATATTCCGGCGACCTCGCCAAGGCAATCGCCGCGGGTGCAGATTGCGCCATGCTCGGCTCACTCTTTGCAGGCACGGAAGAAGCTCCGGGGGATGTCGTGCTCTATCAGGGCCGTTCTTATAAAGCATACCGCGGCATGGGCTCAGTCGGCGCCATGGCGCGCGGCTCAGCCGACCGTTATTTCCAGCAGGAAATCAAGGACAGTCTGAAACTTGTGCCTGAAGGCGTGGAAGGCCGAGTGCCGTTCAAGGGCTCCGTTTCCGGCGTGATCCACCAGCTGGTGGGCGGCCTGAAATCCGCGATGGGCTATACTGGTAATGCCACCATCTCTGGACTGCAGACGAACCGCGAGTTCGTACGCATCACCAATGCGGGCCTTTCGGAATCCCACGCGCATGATATCATCATCACGCACGAAGCGCCGAATTACCGCATTAACAGCTAG
- a CDS encoding DUF6600 domain-containing protein: MRTKKPLPSLLLAAALLLTTSATAWADPPARVGRIGYLQGEVAFHNAEQSQWTSAMFNYPVTTGDAFWTDQGARTEIQVGASEIRMDQATELDITRLDDEAMQLNVPQGTINIHLHTPPATPVQVITPQGEIDLLQPGSYHIEASHPGAMPSASVTVLEGSAQIQGPSSPLSISAGEHATLSGSPASVTLDEAIPTAFDNWALTREHREVELGTAHYVSAETTGINDLNNYGQWASTPSYGAVWYPSAVPAGWAPYRYGHWAYVAPWGWTWIDDAPWGFAPFHYGRWAHIHGRWGWCPGEREAHPVYAPALVTFVGDRSSVGWVPLAPHEAFRPYYHTSMNYIRNVNANNVDKTTINRITVNNVTNNVNINQYANSKVITMVPHSAFAKGAPVHHTSLPIQPSQITKANITTDVDRITPSRESRHEHFRNIPPAHHETQAHIPTSVPIAMPHREHEHKANEHEIARPTPPAAPQHPIPPLVKEPQMIRHDMPENHIPKPIAQPRPMEITHPVQHFQIEPTPQGWQRVPHEQHGPSQEQHGAGHPVEQHPHAQEQPHRAEPHSAAPRDTNDNRGHP; encoded by the coding sequence ATGCGCACGAAAAAACCTCTCCCGTCCCTGCTGCTTGCGGCGGCGCTGCTACTCACCACCAGCGCCACCGCCTGGGCCGATCCCCCCGCCCGTGTGGGCCGCATCGGCTATCTTCAGGGGGAGGTCGCATTTCATAATGCGGAACAGTCCCAATGGACGTCGGCCATGTTCAATTACCCTGTTACAACCGGAGATGCTTTCTGGACGGATCAGGGCGCCAGAACGGAGATTCAGGTCGGCGCGTCGGAAATCCGGATGGATCAGGCAACGGAGCTGGACATCACGCGCCTGGACGATGAGGCGATGCAGCTGAACGTGCCGCAAGGGACGATCAACATTCATCTGCATACCCCTCCCGCAACGCCTGTGCAGGTGATTACACCGCAAGGGGAGATCGACCTGCTGCAGCCGGGCAGTTATCACATAGAAGCTTCCCATCCCGGCGCGATGCCGAGTGCTTCCGTCACAGTGCTGGAAGGTAGCGCGCAGATACAAGGCCCCTCTTCTCCTCTCAGCATATCAGCGGGAGAACATGCAACCCTGTCCGGTTCCCCTGCTTCTGTAACGCTCGACGAAGCCATTCCCACAGCCTTTGATAACTGGGCGCTGACGCGTGAACACCGCGAAGTGGAACTGGGAACCGCACATTATGTTTCGGCGGAAACAACCGGAATCAATGACCTGAATAATTACGGGCAATGGGCCTCCACTCCCAGCTACGGCGCTGTCTGGTATCCGTCTGCAGTTCCTGCCGGATGGGCTCCGTACCGTTATGGCCACTGGGCCTACGTCGCACCCTGGGGATGGACCTGGATAGATGATGCACCCTGGGGATTCGCGCCATTCCATTACGGACGCTGGGCGCATATTCATGGAAGATGGGGTTGGTGTCCCGGTGAGCGGGAAGCGCATCCGGTTTATGCCCCCGCCCTGGTGACCTTTGTCGGCGACAGATCCTCTGTCGGCTGGGTCCCGCTGGCACCGCATGAAGCGTTCCGCCCTTATTATCATACAAGTATGAATTACATCCGAAACGTGAATGCCAATAATGTAGACAAAACCACGATAAATCGCATCACTGTTAACAATGTCACTAACAACGTAAACATCAACCAGTATGCTAACAGCAAAGTGATAACCATGGTGCCGCATTCAGCCTTTGCCAAAGGAGCACCGGTTCACCACACATCGCTTCCGATTCAACCCTCGCAGATAACCAAAGCAAATATAACAACCGACGTCGACCGCATAACCCCATCGCGGGAAAGCAGACACGAACATTTCAGAAACATCCCGCCTGCACATCATGAAACGCAGGCACATATTCCGACTTCAGTACCTATAGCCATGCCACACCGGGAACATGAGCATAAGGCGAATGAGCATGAGATAGCACGTCCAACACCTCCTGCTGCACCGCAGCACCCAATTCCGCCGCTTGTAAAAGAGCCGCAAATGATACGTCATGATATGCCGGAAAATCATATTCCAAAGCCCATAGCACAACCGCGCCCCATGGAGATTACGCATCCCGTTCAGCATTTCCAGATAGAACCGACGCCGCAAGGTTGGCAGAGAGTACCGCATGAGCAGCATGGGCCGTCACAGGAACAACATGGCGCAGGGCATCCTGTGGAGCAACATCCTCATGCACAGGAACAGCCCCACAGAGCCGAACCGCATTCTGCCGCACCAAGAGATACAAATGATAATAGAGGCCACCCGTAA
- a CDS encoding Trm112 family protein yields MANVDPKLLELLVCPLTKSALRYDATSQELISDKAKLAYPIRDGIPIMLVEEARKLDS; encoded by the coding sequence ATGGCGAATGTCGATCCTAAATTATTAGAGCTGCTGGTTTGCCCGCTGACAAAAAGCGCATTGCGTTACGATGCCACCAGTCAGGAATTGATCAGCGATAAAGCAAAGCTCGCCTATCCAATCCGCGACGGCATTCCTATCATGCTGGTCGAAGAAGCCCGTAAGTTAGATTCATAG
- a CDS encoding co-chaperone YbbN, with product MLSNKAAEETSGSHIIEATVQNFMHEVIQASLQVPVVVYFTATWCTPCKQFGPTLEKVVNDAKGRLKLARVDIDKNPQLAQQFRIQSVPMVYIFVGGQPVDGFSGAMQESQLKQLFAQFMQATPEEEDAKEMLKQAAMLLEAGDAQTAMRYFQAVLQMEPENVEAIAGLASAFIATGNLEQAEALLKAVPETGANHEAVVAANARLNLAKNAPKPEALEKLHKALAANPADHQARSDLAAALYASGNAEEAVEELLKVIAADKEWNDGAARKQLLTMFEALGFENPVAQTGRRKLSAILFK from the coding sequence ATGCTTTCCAACAAAGCTGCAGAAGAGACTTCCGGCAGCCATATCATCGAAGCGACAGTACAGAATTTCATGCATGAGGTCATACAGGCCTCGCTGCAGGTGCCGGTGGTGGTGTATTTCACGGCAACCTGGTGTACACCTTGCAAGCAGTTCGGGCCGACACTGGAAAAAGTGGTGAACGATGCCAAGGGCAGGCTGAAGCTTGCCCGCGTGGATATTGACAAAAACCCGCAGCTCGCGCAGCAGTTCCGCATCCAGTCCGTGCCGATGGTCTATATTTTCGTAGGCGGTCAGCCGGTGGACGGATTCTCCGGTGCGATGCAGGAAAGCCAGCTTAAGCAATTGTTCGCGCAGTTCATGCAGGCGACACCGGAAGAAGAAGACGCCAAGGAAATGCTGAAACAGGCGGCGATGCTGCTTGAGGCAGGCGACGCACAGACGGCAATGCGTTATTTCCAGGCTGTGCTGCAGATGGAGCCTGAAAATGTGGAAGCGATTGCGGGGCTTGCCTCTGCTTTCATCGCAACGGGCAATCTGGAGCAGGCGGAAGCGCTGCTGAAAGCCGTGCCGGAAACAGGTGCGAATCATGAAGCGGTGGTCGCAGCAAATGCGCGGCTTAATCTTGCAAAGAATGCGCCGAAGCCGGAGGCGCTGGAGAAACTTCATAAGGCGCTGGCGGCGAATCCTGCCGACCACCAGGCACGCTCTGATCTGGCGGCGGCGCTTTACGCTTCCGGCAATGCGGAAGAGGCGGTCGAGGAATTGCTGAAGGTAATTGCGGCTGATAAAGAATGGAATGACGGGGCGGCGCGCAAGCAATTGCTCACGATGTTCGAGGCACTGGGTTTTGAGAATCCGGTTGCGCAGACCGGACGGCGTAAGCTTTCGGCTATTTTGTTTAAATAA